One Vitis riparia cultivar Riparia Gloire de Montpellier isolate 1030 unplaced genomic scaffold, EGFV_Vit.rip_1.0 scaffold852_pilon_pilon, whole genome shotgun sequence DNA segment encodes these proteins:
- the LOC117910784 gene encoding zinc finger CCCH domain-containing protein 39-like translates to MSFPTNTPPVFAPYAESCGDALECWPQFPMDRSSENCPHIETPLFKKPKISETVTNLRMPGSNNKVMTDTFFKTQLCMKFRLGTCINGDECNFAHGTGDIRRPLPHGQELSCKEGYVAGIWNRDHRLNSKMKLCRIFSRGEKCPYGERCNFLHEGFEKCREGSGKFRESSSISIGCTGSARGYRNGSGQLEFKRFGDSSLNANQVNANPGFWRTRLCHKWEMSGNCAYREKCVFAHGQAELRKHAVQPEGGKEHAAPKTLPSAKADALTHKTGPGATYNQPLQEKKCAFKWEKLGKINGIYADWIDDMPLVHSSVK, encoded by the exons ATGAGCTTTCCTACAAATACTCCTCCAGTTTTCGCCCCATACGCAGAATCCTGCGGTGATGCTCTTGAATGTTGGCCTCAATTCCCAATGGACAGAAGCTCAGAAAATTGTCCCCACATTGAAACCCCATTATTCAAGAAGCCTAAAATTTCTGAAACAGTGACCAATCTCAGGATGCCTGGATCAAATAACAAAGTCATGACTGATACTTTCTTCAAGACCCAACTCTGCATGAAATTCAGATTGGGTACTTGTATCAATGGGGATGAATGTAACTTTGCCCATGGCACTGGAGATATTCGAAGGCCTCTGCCTCATGGGCAGGAGCTTAGTTGCAAGGAGGGATATGTGGCTGGGATATGGAATCGAGACCATAGGTTAAACAGTAAAATGAAGCTATGCAGGATTTTTAGTAGAGGAGAAAAATGCCCATATGGGGAAAGGTGTAATTTTCTTCACGAAGGTTTCGAGAAGTGTAGGGAAGGTTCAGGTAAGTTTAGGGAGAGTTCTTCCATAAGCATTGGATGTACTGGATCAGCAAGGGGTTACAGGAATGGTTCTGGTCAATTGGAGTTCAAGAGGTTTGGGGATTCAAGTTTGAATGCTAATCaggtgaatgcaaatccaggaTTCTGGAGAACTAGGCTCTGTCACAAGTGGGAGATGTCTGGTAACTGTGCATACAGGGAGAAATGTGTCTTTGCTCATGGACAAGCTG AACTGAGGAAGCATGCAGTACAACCTGAAGGTGGGAAGGAACATGCAGCTCCAAAGACTCTCCCTTCTGCCAAGGCTGATGCATTGACCCATAAAACAGGGCCAGGAGCTACATATAACCAGCCACTTCAGGAGAAGAAGTGCGCATTCAAATGGGAAAAGCTGGGGAAGATCAATGGCATCTATGCTGATTGGATTGATGATATGCCCCTTGTGCATAGCTCTGTCAAGTAA
- the LOC117910789 gene encoding UPF0481 protein At3g47200-like produces the protein MEDENIASEQSERREANGNADGLLAANINEKLSSLTSLPSQCCIYRVPDTLRRVNEEAFVPRILSIGPVHHGKERLRDMEGHKWQYLKALLQRKPGTMVERYVKAMRELEARTRGCYAEIIKFDSNEFVTMMLLDGCFIIELFLKNKNKQLRDEDDPIFNRTMVLTDLHRDLILLENQLPFFVLETLFNLIENTDQEGPSTSVLELTYVFFKFLGLQEVLIRDSQPDVKHLLDLLRLWFVPPSSTKSTSKSKFELIRSVTELHEAGVKFRMGTVSCLMEIKFINGVLEIPPLTIEDTTDSLLGNLIAFEQCCNRFTPHYITDYVILMEYLINSPKDVALLSRYGIINNLLGDNEGVSHLFKKLGKEVVFNSDKFQFSNLCRDVNKYHKTRWHIWRATLRRDYFNNPWAIISFIGAVLLLFFTLIQTVCSLLSLKKGNNK, from the coding sequence ATGGAGGATGAAAACATTGCATCAGaacaaagtgaaagaagagagGCCAATGGAAATGCAGACGGCTTATTAGCAGCTAACATCAACGAAAAACTAAGTTCGCTTACATCCTTACCATCTCAGTGTTGTATCTATAGAGTGCCTGACACACTCCGCCGAGTAAATGAAGAAGCCTTTGTGCCTCGAATCCTCTCAATCGGCCCTGTCCACCATGGGAAAGAAAGGCTACGAGACATGGAAGGTCATAAATGGCAATACCTTAAGGCCCTTCTCCAGCGAAAACCGGGAACAATGGTAGAACGCTATGTTAAAGCCATGAGGGAGTTGGAAGCAAGAACAAGAGGATGTTACGCAGAGATCATCAAATTTGACAGCAATGAATTTGTCACAATGATGCTTCTTGATGGCTGCTTCATCATAGAGCTCTTCCTCAAAAACAAGAATAAGCAATTGAGGGATGAAGACGACCCTATATTCAATAGAACTATGGTACTCACGGATCTTCATCGTGACCTCATATTACTGGAGAATCAGCTACCCTTCTTTGTTCTTGAGACTTTGTTTAATCTAATTGAGAATACCGACCAAGAAGGTCCTTCCACCTCTGTCCTTGAGCTCACCtatgtttttttcaaatttctaggTCTTCAAGAAGTTTTGATCAGAGACTCTCAGCCTGATGTGAAGCATTTGCTAGATCTATTACGACTATGGTTTGTACCACCTTCTTCAACCAAGTCAACTAGTAAGAGTAAGTTTGAGCTCATACGTAGCGTGACAGAATTGCATGAGGCTGGAGTGAAGTTCAGGATGGGAACAGTAAGTTGTTTGATGGagataaaattcataaatgggGTTCTGGAAATTCCACCTTTAACCATTGAAGACACTACCGATTCTCTCCTTGGCAATCTTATAGCCTTTGAGCAGTGTTGCAATCGCTTCACTCCTCATTACATCACTGACTATGTGATTCTCATGGAATATCTCATAAACTCTCCAAAGGATGTTGCGCTGCTAAGTCGATATGGGATCATCAACAACTTGTTAGGTGACAATGAGGGGGTGTCCCATCTCTTCAAGAAGCTGGGAAAAGAAGTGGTGTTTAACAGTGACaaatttcaattctcaaatCTTTGCCGTGATGTGAATAAATATCATAAGACTCGTTGGCATATATGGAGAGCAACTTTAAGGCGAGATTATTTCAACAATCCCTGggcaataatttcatttattggtGCAGTTCTTCTCCTCTTCTTCACATTGATCCAAACTGTGTGTTCTCTCCTTTCTCTAAAGAAAGGAAACAACAAGTAG
- the LOC117910788 gene encoding disease resistance protein SUMM2-like yields MGNICSISLSADRIVSSFWDGTTEHANYLRKLPENLVELGTAWERLKELRNDVKRKVDIAEREQMQPLDQVQGWLSRVETLETQVTQLLGDGTDEPSSRTSGNYRPIWLGGVGKTTLLTQINNAFTKRTHDFDFVIWATVSRNVNLENIQDDIWKKIGFCDDKWKSKSRDEKATSIWRVLSEKRFVLLLDDLWERLTLSDVGVPFQSKKNKIVFTTRSEEVCAQMEADKKIKVECLTWTESWELFRMKLGEDTLDFHPEIPELAQAVAQECCGLPLVLTTMGRAMACEKTPQEWKYAIKVVRSSASKFPGFLDEFDDMEGAQNQGYNIIGTLIHACLLEETNNDYRVKLHDVIRDMALWIACGTGKEQHEFLVQAVYGLTEAPEVARWMEPKRISLIGNQIEKLTGSPNCPNLLTLFLRDNNLMMISDSFFRFVPNLRVLDLTRNSITELPRGISKLLSSIPEQLISSLLMLQVIDMFDCGICDGDEALVEELESLKYLHDLGVTITSLCFQKAFKP; encoded by the exons ATGGGCAACATTTGCTCGATTTCACTCTCCGCCGACCGCATTGTCTCTAGCTTCTGGGATGGCACTACTGAGCATGCAAATTACCTGCGCAAACTCCCTGAAAATCTGGTAGAATTGGGAACTGCTTGGGAAAGATTGAAGGAGTTAAGGAACGATGTGAAGAGGAAGGTGGATATTGCCGAGAGGGAACAAATGCAGCCGCTGGACCAAGTACAAGGGTGGCTTTCAAGGGTTGAAACTCTGGAAACTCAAGTCACTCAACTGCTTGGAGATGGCACTGACGAG CCTTCATCAAGAACAAGTGGGAATTATCGGCCTATATGGTTAGGAGGAGTTGGGAAAACCACCCTCTTAACCCAAATCAATAATGCTTTTACTAAAAGAAcccatgattttgattttgtgatCTGGGCAACAGTTTCCAGAAATGTAAACCTTGAAAACATTCAGGACGACATCTGGAAGAAGATAGGGTTTTGCGATGATAAATGGAAAAGCAAAAGTCGAGATGAGAAAGCTACGAGCATCTGGAGAGTCCTGAGCGAAAAGAGGTTTGTGCTGTTGCTAGATGATTTATGGGAGCGGTTGACTTTATCAGACGTCGGGGTTCCATTCCaaagtaagaaaaataagatagtATTCACCACTCGATCAGAAGAGGTGTGCGCTCAAATGGAAGCTGATAAGAAGATCAAAGTGGAATGCCTAACATGGACAGAATCCTGGGAATTGTTTCGAATGAAGCTTGGAGAAGATACTCTCGATTTCCATCCTGAGATACCGGAGCTCGCTCAAGCTGTCGCACAAGAGTGTTGCGGTTTGCCACTTGTGCTAACTACCATGGGCAGGGCCATGGCTTGTGAGAAGACGCCGCAGGAATGGAAATATGCAATTAAAGTGGTCCGAAGCTCTGCCTCAAAATTTCCAG GCTTTTTAGATGAATTTGATGACATGGAGGGAGCACAAAACCAGGGTTACAACATTATTGGCACTCTGATTCATGCATGTCTATTAGAAGAAACTAATAATGATTATAGAGTAAAACTGCATGATGTAATCCGTGATATGGCATTGTGGATAGCTTGTGGAACTGGGAAGGAGCAGCACGAGTTCTTGGTGCAGGCGGTCTATGGGTTAACTGAAGCTCCTGAAGTTGCTAGATGGATGGAGCCAAAAAGGATTTCACTGATAGGCAACCAAATTGAGAAACTAACAGGGTCCCCCAATTGCCCCAATCTCCTAACTTTGTTTCTTCGGGATAATAATTTGATGATGATCTCTGATAGTTTCTTCCGGTTTGTGCCAAATCTAAGAGTTTTAGACTTGACAAGGAATAGTATAACTGAATTACCACGGGGAATCTCTAAGTTG CTTTCTTCAATTCCAGAGCAGTTGATATCAAGTCTTTTGATGTTGCAAGTGATTGATATGTTCGACTGTGGAATTTGTGATGGTGATGAAGCCTTGGTTGAGGAATTGGAGTCCTTAAAGTACTTGCATGATTTAGGTGTCACTATAACAAGTCTCTGCTTTCAAAAGGCTTTTAAGCCCTGA
- the LOC117910787 gene encoding suppressor protein SRP40-like, with amino-acid sequence MAGGAKKKHFNKSKSRSKAPSNFSAGSVFVSGGSFVDWSPNLHSTPNSIPGRKNPNGNARSGNSGASGASGSRYGPGKYTGNAYGYTYPAATPQDGMHPESYVGGSNGDNYLNASQPIVLVDSKETQIVAFEDKTPCSKTFSENFTYDYGSDLVLGDSSCRGLGFFDESETASGGNGTSKKKIEEEEGSCFILSSPEKDADADENNICKLGVEMSEEVLNTPSSIGASTKKMEEGGSCFKSSSLEKDMDAEMAEDVFSGAFSSEKNSGFLSIGGMKLYTQDISDQESDEEIDGESLDEESSESLEPEDLVSSSDTSDSDSDINEEIRKQLWAKMMKELWG; translated from the exons ATGGCCGGCGGAGCCAAGAAAAAGCATTTCAACAAGTCCAAGTCCAGGTCCAAAGCACCGTCTAACTTTTCTGCTGGATCGGTGTTCGTCTCTGGGGGTTCCTTCGTTGATTGGAGCCCCAATTTGCATTCTACCCCTAATTCTATCCCAGGAAGAAAAAACCCCAATGGAAATGCCCGATCGGGGAATTCGGGTGCGAGCGGTGCTTCTGGGTCCAGATATGGGCCGGGGAAATACACTGGAAATGCTTACGGATACACCTATCCAGCTGCTACTCCCCAGGATGGTATGCATCCAGAATCATATGTTGGGGGCAGTAATGGGGATAATTATTTGAATGCATCACAGCCAATTGTTTTAGTTGATTCCAAGGAGACTCAGATTGTTGCTTTTGAAGACAAAACACCATGCTCAAAAACATTTAGTGAGAATTTCACTTATGATTATGGTTCAGATTTGGTATTAGGTGATAGCTCATGCAGAGGATTGGGGTTCTTTGATGAATCTGAGACGGCATCAGGTGGCAATGGAACATCTaagaagaaaattgaagaggaagaaggctCATGTTTCATATTGTCATCACCTGAGAAGGATGCAGATGCTGATGAAAATAACATTTGCAAGTTGGGTGTTGAGATGTCTGAAGAAGTGCTTAACACACCCAGTAGCATTGGAGCATCcacaaagaaaatggaagaagggGGGTCATGTTTCAAATCGTCATCACTCGAGAAGGACATGGATGCTGAGATGGCTGAAGATGTATTCAGTGGGGCATTTTCTTCAGAGAAAAATTCTGGGTTTTTGTCAATTGGAGGCATGAAATTATACACTCAGGATATTTCAGATCAGGAAAGTGATGAGGAAATTGATGGGGAGTCGCTTGACGAGGAAAGCTCTGAGTCTCTTGAGCCAGAAGATTTAGTTAGTTCATCGGACACATCAGATAGTGATTCGGATATTAAtgaagaaataaggaaacaattgtgggctaaaatgaTGAAAGAATTATGG ggctag